One region of Acidobacteriota bacterium genomic DNA includes:
- the hppD gene encoding 4-hydroxyphenylpyruvate dioxygenase, which yields MPERGWRSSMFRGIDHVEFYVGNGYASAYFYARALGFTPLAESGLATGRRDGQSFVVRQGEIRFVFTNALTPDGAIAEAARLHGDSIRDVALRVDDAARAFERCVALGARPVQEPRTITDETGRARVAVVATFGDTVHSLVERDGYEGAFLPGFKPWSSPIGGRPAGLAAVDHVASCVEPGTLARWIEFYEHTFGFHECHHEDVATDRSAMNSKVVESENGAIKLPLMEPAPGKSRSQIEEYLDYHRGAGAQHLALLSTDIVRTVRALREAGIDFLETPRTYYDGLEDRVGAIEEEVRELRELNILVDRDRWGYLLQVFTRPVTGRPTGFLEIVQRKGAKGFGGGNVRGLFEAVEREQATRGNL from the coding sequence ATGCCTGAAAGAGGATGGAGGTCTTCGATGTTTCGCGGGATCGATCACGTCGAGTTCTACGTCGGCAACGGGTACGCGTCGGCGTACTTCTATGCGCGCGCCCTCGGGTTCACGCCCCTCGCCGAATCGGGGCTCGCCACCGGGCGTCGCGACGGCCAGTCGTTCGTCGTCCGGCAGGGGGAGATCCGGTTCGTCTTCACGAACGCCCTGACCCCCGACGGAGCGATCGCCGAGGCCGCGCGGCTTCACGGCGACTCGATCCGCGACGTCGCGCTGAGGGTCGACGACGCCGCCCGCGCCTTCGAGAGGTGCGTCGCCCTGGGCGCGCGCCCTGTGCAGGAGCCGCGGACGATCACCGACGAGACGGGCCGCGCCCGCGTCGCCGTCGTCGCGACGTTCGGCGACACGGTTCACTCCCTCGTCGAGCGGGACGGGTACGAGGGCGCGTTTCTTCCGGGGTTCAAGCCGTGGTCGTCGCCCATCGGCGGCCGCCCGGCCGGCCTCGCCGCCGTCGACCACGTCGCCTCGTGCGTCGAGCCCGGCACGCTCGCCCGATGGATCGAGTTCTACGAGCACACGTTCGGATTCCACGAGTGCCACCACGAGGACGTCGCGACCGACAGGAGCGCGATGAACTCCAAGGTCGTCGAGAGCGAGAACGGAGCCATCAAGCTTCCCCTGATGGAGCCGGCGCCGGGGAAGAGCAGGTCGCAGATCGAGGAGTACCTCGACTACCACCGCGGCGCGGGGGCGCAGCACCTCGCGCTTCTTTCGACGGACATCGTCCGGACGGTCCGCGCGCTGCGGGAGGCGGGGATCGACTTCCTCGAGACGCCGCGGACGTACTACGACGGCCTCGAGGACCGCGTCGGCGCGATCGAGGAGGAGGTGCGCGAGCTGCGCGAGCTGAACATCCTCGTCGATCGCGATCGGTGGGGATACCTTCTCCAGGTCTTCACGCGCCCCGTGACCGGGAGGCCGACCGGCTTCCTCGAGATCGTTCAGCGGAAGGGGGCGAAGGGGTTCGGCGGCGGCAACGTCCGTGGCCTCTTCGAGGCGGTCGAGCGCGAGCAGGCGACGCGGGGGAATCTGTGA
- a CDS encoding PLP-dependent aminotransferase family protein, with amino-acid sequence MSLDLADWTGSLKRSALQEMLVATARPGVVSFALGLPAADHFPTRGLQEAIGATLAADPRALQYGPPSSDLRSFAAALMRRRGVTCSPEQVFLTAGAQQGMALLTRLLVNPGDPVLLEDHGYTGFHQAIAPLRPRLVTVPWSPQEGIDVGAIERALSSGPKPALVYAMSDGHNPSGASMPVASRQRLAALAREHGVPIVEDDAYGMLSYDGKDLPALRAFEPDWVLYLGSFSKTLAPALRTGWIVAPEKLIGPLASLKEASDIDTATLGQRAIAAFVAAGGFDAHLDALRGEYARRRDAMLGAMATTFPRGTRWSVPRAGFFVWAEMPHSIDATELLGISLEREQVAFLPGPAFAAGDARPAVSSMRLSFSALTPDAIVEGMARLRRSIEVVAATGGGETRRG; translated from the coding sequence GTGAGCCTCGATCTCGCCGACTGGACGGGATCGCTGAAGCGATCCGCGCTCCAGGAGATGCTCGTGGCGACGGCCCGGCCGGGCGTCGTCTCGTTCGCCCTCGGATTGCCGGCGGCCGACCACTTCCCGACGCGGGGACTCCAGGAGGCGATCGGCGCGACGCTCGCCGCGGATCCGCGGGCGCTCCAGTACGGCCCCCCGTCGTCCGACCTTCGCTCGTTCGCGGCAGCGCTGATGCGGCGCCGGGGGGTCACCTGCTCCCCGGAACAGGTCTTCCTCACGGCGGGGGCGCAGCAGGGGATGGCGCTCCTCACCCGCCTCCTCGTGAACCCGGGCGATCCGGTCCTGCTCGAGGATCACGGCTACACGGGCTTCCATCAGGCGATCGCGCCGCTCCGGCCGCGGCTCGTCACCGTCCCGTGGAGCCCGCAGGAGGGGATCGACGTCGGCGCGATCGAGCGGGCACTCAGCTCCGGGCCGAAGCCGGCGCTGGTCTACGCGATGTCGGACGGCCACAACCCGAGCGGGGCGTCGATGCCCGTCGCCTCGCGCCAAAGGCTGGCCGCGCTCGCCCGCGAGCACGGCGTGCCGATCGTCGAGGACGACGCGTACGGGATGCTCTCCTACGACGGGAAGGATCTCCCGGCGCTGCGAGCCTTCGAGCCGGACTGGGTGCTCTACCTCGGGTCGTTCTCGAAGACGCTCGCGCCCGCCCTGAGGACGGGATGGATCGTCGCCCCCGAGAAGCTCATCGGCCCCCTCGCGTCGCTCAAGGAGGCGAGCGACATCGACACGGCGACTCTCGGCCAGCGCGCGATCGCGGCGTTCGTCGCGGCGGGAGGGTTCGACGCGCACCTCGACGCCCTGCGAGGCGAGTACGCGCGCCGCCGCGACGCGATGCTGGGCGCTATGGCGACGACGTTTCCCCGCGGCACCCGCTGGTCGGTCCCTCGCGCGGGCTTCTTCGTCTGGGCCGAGATGCCGCACTCCATCGACGCGACGGAGCTTCTCGGGATCTCCCTCGAGCGCGAGCAGGTCGCCTTTCTTCCGGGCCCCGCCTTCGCGGCCGGCGACGCACGACCGGCCGTCTCGTCGATGCGCCTCAGCTTCAGCGCGCTCACGCCGGACGCGATCGTCGAAGGGATGGCGCGCCTTCGGCGATCGATCGAGGTCGTCGCGGCCACGGGCGGCGGGGAGACCCGGCGTGGGTGA